In the Phaseolus vulgaris cultivar G19833 chromosome 7, P. vulgaris v2.0, whole genome shotgun sequence genome, one interval contains:
- the LOC137830261 gene encoding large ribosomal subunit protein uL11-like: MPPKFDPSQVVDVFVRVTGGEVGAASSLAPKIGPLGLSPKKIGEDIAKETAKDWKGLRVTVKLTVQNRQAKVTVVPSAAALVIKALKEPERDRKKTKNIKHNGNIALDDVIEIARVMRPRSMAKDLSGSIKEILGTCVSVGCTVDGKDPKDLQQEISDGDVEVPLE, encoded by the coding sequence ATGCCACCGAAGTTTGATCCCTCGCAGGTGGTGGACGTGTTCGTTCGCGTCACCGGGGGTGAGGTGGGCGCGGCGAGTTCTCTCGCGCCAAAGATCGGTCCGTTGGGTCTTTCTCCGAAGAAGATCGGTGAAGACATCGCCAAGGAGACTGCAAAGGACTGGAAGGGCCTCCGCGTGACGGTGAAGCTCACCGTTCAGAACCGCCAGGCGAAGGTGACGGTGGTGCCCTCCGCCGCCGCGCTTGTCATCAAAGCACTCAAAGAGCCCGAGAGAGACAGGAAAAAGACGAAGAACATAAAGCACAACGGAAACATCGCCCTGGACGACGTGATTGAGATAGCGAGGGTGATGAGGCCGCGCTCCATGGCGAAGGATCTCAGCGGAAGCATCAAAGAGATCCTCGGGACTTGTGTGTCTGTTGGGTGCACCGTCGATGGGAAAGACCCCAAGGATCTGCAACAGGAGATTTCCGATGGTGACGTTGAGGTTCCTCTTGAATGA
- the LOC137830265 gene encoding V-type proton ATPase subunit G1-like, which yields MASNRGQGGIQQLLAAEQEAQRIVNAAKTEKLARLKQAKEEAEKEIAEYRAQLEREFQKKVSDSTGDSGANVKRLEEETDAKIENLKIEAAKISDDVVAMLRTYVTSVKN from the exons ATGGCATCCAACAGGGGTCAAGGTGGAATTCAGCAGTTGTTGGCTGCTGAACAAGAGGCACAACGGATTGTGAATGCTGCAAAAACTG AAAAATTGGCTAGGTTGAAACAAGCCAAGGAAGAGGCTGAGAAAGAGATTGCTGAATACCGAGCTCAACTGGAGCGTGAGTTTCAAAAGAAGGTTTCAGAT AGTACTGGTGATTCTGGAGCTAATGTCAAGCGGCTTGAGGAAGAAACTGATGCAAAAATTGAGAACCTGAAAATCGAGGCTGCAAAAATTTCGGATGATGTTGTCGCCATGCTTCGCACGTATGTTACAAGTGTGAAAAATTAG